A window of the Glaciimonas sp. CA11.2 genome harbors these coding sequences:
- a CDS encoding MATE family efflux transporter, producing the protein MHNTSTKSLLKQFIALAIPTLLSGWVYTLYTFVDGIFIGRYLGAESLAALNLLVPLLYVPYAVSLMIGVGGATLIARLSGEGRFDEARRVFTQALWTMLAIGIGLSVVVLTNTSKIAEMMGATGHLAILVEDYLRAYAWFILFAQALYALEFFLRTEGTKAATFGLYAMLLGAFVNVVLDYYFIVVLPLGMQGAGLATGISMLVSSFTMLSYHVFKAKNIKPCWNAFKDGSNVGTILYNGSSEFLGAIAAVVTIFVFNRLVLNTYGESGLAAYAILEYMTLAATVTMVGLVQSMQPMISFYRGANQPRAMHVVFAFGATSVMAVAVIIAVVMCVFSRQLTFLFLPDGGSAWEILAPVIIWYALAFLPAGCNLIAAGYLTAVERPGASAIIAILRSWVLLLGSLWLLNTYLGGKTIWYALLITELLTLAASGWLIWRYQREGRPTPSSHMIHG; encoded by the coding sequence GAATCACTAGCGGCGCTCAATCTGCTGGTCCCTTTGTTGTATGTGCCTTATGCCGTCAGTCTGATGATTGGCGTCGGCGGTGCGACGTTAATTGCACGTTTATCTGGCGAGGGACGCTTCGATGAAGCGCGTCGCGTATTTACTCAAGCGTTATGGACGATGCTTGCTATAGGCATTGGGCTAAGCGTCGTGGTGTTAACCAACACGTCAAAAATAGCAGAAATGATGGGCGCGACCGGCCATTTGGCAATTCTGGTGGAAGACTATCTGCGCGCATACGCATGGTTTATTTTGTTTGCGCAAGCGTTGTACGCGCTAGAATTTTTCTTACGTACCGAGGGGACAAAAGCGGCGACATTTGGTTTGTACGCGATGTTGTTGGGTGCCTTTGTGAATGTTGTTTTAGATTATTACTTTATCGTTGTCCTTCCGCTTGGCATGCAAGGGGCTGGATTGGCGACGGGAATCAGTATGCTGGTCTCGAGTTTCACCATGTTGAGTTATCACGTTTTCAAAGCAAAAAATATCAAACCTTGCTGGAATGCGTTTAAAGATGGCAGTAATGTCGGAACGATTTTGTACAACGGTTCGTCGGAATTTTTGGGAGCGATTGCCGCCGTCGTCACCATCTTTGTTTTCAATCGACTAGTGTTGAACACATATGGTGAGAGCGGATTGGCCGCTTACGCTATTTTGGAATACATGACGCTGGCCGCCACCGTCACCATGGTTGGTTTGGTTCAAAGTATGCAGCCGATGATCAGCTTTTATCGCGGAGCAAATCAGCCCCGCGCGATGCACGTGGTCTTTGCTTTTGGAGCGACCTCAGTGATGGCCGTTGCCGTGATCATTGCGGTTGTCATGTGCGTATTTTCCAGACAGCTAACGTTTCTTTTTCTGCCCGATGGTGGATCAGCATGGGAAATATTGGCGCCAGTGATCATCTGGTATGCGCTGGCTTTCTTGCCAGCAGGTTGTAACTTGATTGCAGCCGGTTATCTGACTGCGGTTGAGCGTCCCGGTGCTTCTGCGATTATTGCCATTTTGCGAAGTTGGGTTTTGTTGCTGGGTTCTTTATGGCTACTAAATACCTATTTGGGTGGCAAGACAATCTGGTATGCATTATTAATTACGGAACTCTTAACCTTGGCGGCTAGTGGATGGCTTATCTGGAGATATCAACGTGAAGGCAGGCCCACACCGTCCAGCCACATGATCCATGGGTGA
- a CDS encoding NAD(P)-dependent alcohol dehydrogenase, which yields MPKAIGYAAQSAQTPLAPFTFDRREPGPHDVQIDILYCGVCHSDLHTARDEWHNTIYPSVPGHEIVGRITKVGTHVKAFKVGEMAGVGCMVDSCQTCPSCAEGLEQYCETGFIGTYNGEDKHSGGVTFGGYANNIVVSEKFVLHISDKLDPASAAPLLCAGITTYSPLRHWKVSKGHKVGIVGLGGLGHMGVKIAHAMGAHVVLFTTSPNKIDDALRLGADEVVISKDPDQMAKHVNSFDFILNTVAAPHNLDHFLNLLKRDGAMTLVGAPAESHPSPNVFNLIMKRRTLAGSLIGGIKETQEMLDFCAEHGITSDIELIPIQDLNTAYERMLKSDVKYRFVIDMASLAKEKAAA from the coding sequence ATGCCTAAAGCAATTGGATACGCCGCACAGTCGGCGCAAACACCCTTAGCACCATTCACCTTTGATCGTCGGGAACCAGGTCCGCACGATGTCCAAATCGACATTTTGTATTGTGGGGTCTGCCATTCTGACCTGCATACTGCGCGCGATGAATGGCATAACACCATCTATCCAAGTGTACCGGGCCACGAAATTGTGGGGCGTATTACCAAGGTTGGTACTCATGTAAAAGCCTTTAAAGTAGGCGAAATGGCTGGCGTCGGTTGCATGGTCGATTCATGTCAGACTTGTCCGAGCTGCGCAGAAGGCCTTGAACAATATTGTGAGACCGGCTTCATCGGCACTTATAACGGTGAAGATAAGCATAGCGGCGGCGTGACTTTTGGCGGTTATGCTAACAATATCGTCGTCAGTGAAAAATTTGTTTTACATATTTCAGACAAACTCGATCCGGCGTCGGCGGCTCCACTTTTATGTGCCGGTATCACGACTTATTCACCGTTACGCCATTGGAAGGTCAGCAAAGGCCACAAGGTTGGTATCGTTGGATTAGGCGGTCTTGGCCACATGGGCGTAAAAATTGCCCATGCAATGGGCGCACACGTGGTGTTGTTCACGACGTCGCCAAACAAGATAGATGATGCGTTGCGCCTGGGTGCCGATGAGGTTGTCATCTCTAAAGATCCTGACCAAATGGCAAAACACGTCAATAGTTTCGACTTCATTCTGAATACCGTGGCTGCACCGCATAATCTGGATCATTTCTTAAACTTGCTAAAGCGTGATGGAGCGATGACATTAGTCGGCGCGCCAGCCGAATCGCATCCTTCACCGAACGTGTTTAATTTGATCATGAAACGACGCACCTTGGCGGGATCACTCATCGGCGGTATCAAGGAAACGCAAGAAATGCTGGATTTCTGTGCTGAGCACGGGATTACTTCGGATATTGAGTTGATTCCGATTCAGGACCTCAATACAGCTTACGAACGCATGCTCAAAAGCGATGTTAAATATCGCTTTGTGATTGATATGGCGTCACTGGCGAAGGAAAAAGCGGCCGCCTGA
- a CDS encoding pirin family protein, with product MSSISHIIHAHVRDIGFPVRRLLPAAEVRTVGPFVFFDHMGPYTFSTEGSSGDVRPHPHIGLATVTYLFSGAMMHRDSLGSVQRIVPGDINWMTSGRGITHSERVPEDIRQQGVAVQGLQMWVALPQKDEETTPGFWHYPEADLPFVQLEGATYHVLVGTAFGQTSPVKTHSDTLYVSARLAAGTSMQVTPDYAERAIYIISGALTVDGQAVDQGALIVLKSGSTVTVVAPRDTAFMILGGEPLDGPRFLWWNFVASTKERIERAKLAWLNQEQNIFPSVPGETEFIPLPQS from the coding sequence ATGAGTAGCATCAGCCACATCATTCACGCACATGTCCGCGATATCGGCTTCCCGGTCAGGCGTTTGTTGCCAGCCGCGGAGGTGAGGACTGTCGGGCCCTTTGTTTTTTTCGATCACATGGGACCCTATACGTTTTCGACCGAAGGTAGTTCAGGCGACGTTCGGCCTCATCCACATATCGGATTAGCGACCGTTACCTATCTGTTCTCTGGTGCGATGATGCATCGCGATAGTCTGGGCAGCGTGCAACGCATCGTACCGGGCGATATTAACTGGATGACATCGGGGCGAGGAATCACGCACTCAGAACGCGTGCCTGAAGATATTCGCCAACAAGGCGTGGCCGTTCAGGGCCTGCAAATGTGGGTGGCTCTGCCACAAAAAGACGAAGAAACGACACCCGGCTTTTGGCACTATCCGGAAGCAGATCTTCCCTTTGTGCAATTAGAAGGTGCAACGTACCACGTCCTGGTAGGAACAGCATTTGGTCAGACATCTCCCGTCAAAACACACAGCGATACGCTGTACGTTTCTGCCAGACTCGCTGCGGGTACAAGCATGCAAGTAACACCCGATTATGCTGAACGCGCTATTTACATCATTAGTGGGGCGTTGACGGTCGATGGTCAAGCGGTGGATCAAGGCGCATTGATTGTGCTTAAATCCGGGAGCACGGTCACCGTGGTTGCACCGCGCGATACCGCCTTCATGATTTTAGGTGGTGAACCGCTTGATGGTCCCCGCTTTCTCTGGTGGAATTTCGTGGCGAGCACAAAGGAGCGGATCGAACGCGCTAAACTGGCTTGGTTAAATCAAGAGCAGAATATTTTTCCGTCCGTACCGGGCGAAACGGAGTTTATTCCGCTGCCCCAAAGTTAG
- a CDS encoding CaiB/BaiF CoA-transferase family protein: MSGPLKGIRVIEIGTLIAAPFAARMMGEFGAEVIKIEAPGVGDPIRKWRKLYEGTSLWWYLQSRNKKSISINLKSPEGIEIIKRLVSNADVLIENLKPGAMEKLGLGWDVLHALNPKLTMVRISGYGQTGPYKDRPGFGAIGEAMGGIRYTTGEPNGAPARVGVSLGDSLASLHAVMGALMSVLRVKTGQGDGQVVDVSLVESVFNVMESLIPEYDLLGHVRERSGGALPGIAPSNTYPTRDGAYVVIAGNSNPIFKRLMQAIGRADLADDPHFEHNDGRVAQVVLLDAAIAGWTSANAIEDVLATLEKAGVPAGRIYSVADIVADPHYQARDMLLSAELPGGVHVKMPGIVPKLSETPGQVNWQGPALGAHTAEVLTELGLGDSEIQRLRDTGVIQ; the protein is encoded by the coding sequence ATGAGTGGACCGCTTAAAGGTATCCGTGTCATCGAAATTGGCACGTTGATCGCCGCACCTTTCGCCGCCCGCATGATGGGTGAGTTCGGTGCAGAAGTAATAAAAATCGAAGCTCCCGGTGTCGGTGACCCTATTCGAAAATGGAGAAAGCTCTACGAAGGCACATCGCTTTGGTGGTATCTCCAATCGCGCAACAAAAAATCCATTTCAATCAATTTGAAGTCTCCTGAAGGCATCGAGATCATTAAGCGTCTTGTCAGTAATGCCGACGTTCTGATCGAAAACTTGAAGCCCGGTGCGATGGAGAAACTGGGTTTGGGGTGGGACGTGCTCCATGCCTTGAATCCGAAACTGACGATGGTACGCATCTCTGGCTATGGTCAGACTGGCCCGTATAAGGATCGCCCTGGATTTGGTGCCATTGGTGAGGCCATGGGCGGTATCCGTTACACAACGGGTGAACCAAATGGCGCTCCGGCCCGTGTTGGTGTCAGTTTAGGTGACTCACTCGCATCCTTGCACGCCGTAATGGGCGCCTTGATGTCGGTATTGCGCGTCAAGACGGGTCAGGGCGACGGTCAGGTGGTGGACGTGTCACTGGTGGAGAGTGTCTTCAACGTGATGGAAAGTCTGATTCCCGAATATGATTTGCTCGGTCATGTGCGCGAACGTAGCGGTGGCGCTTTGCCTGGAATTGCTCCTTCGAATACCTATCCGACTCGTGACGGCGCTTATGTCGTTATAGCTGGCAATAGCAATCCCATTTTTAAGCGCCTGATGCAGGCTATTGGACGCGCTGATCTGGCTGATGATCCACATTTCGAACACAACGATGGACGCGTCGCACAGGTCGTGTTGCTCGATGCAGCGATTGCCGGTTGGACCTCAGCGAATGCGATCGAAGACGTATTGGCGACGCTGGAAAAGGCTGGCGTACCGGCAGGGCGAATATACTCTGTTGCCGATATTGTGGCCGATCCTCATTATCAGGCGCGGGATATGCTTTTGTCGGCAGAGTTGCCCGGCGGCGTGCATGTCAAAATGCCCGGGATTGTGCCTAAACTGTCGGAAACACCGGGCCAGGTGAATTGGCAAGGTCCAGCGCTGGGCGCACACACAGCCGAAGTACTTACTGAGTTAGGCTTGGGCGATAGCGAAATTCAACGATTAAGAGATACCGGAGTCATCCAATGA
- a CDS encoding hydroxymethylglutaryl-CoA lyase — protein MITDFSERLIVQEVAPRDGLQIEPRWVSTDNKVALIDQLSGAGFSRIEAGSFVSPKAIPALRDGEEVFARIRRQPGVVYVALIPNRKGAERAIHAGVDELNLVMSASQTHNRANMRMRCEESLAAFGDVVALAAGTGLSLNGTIATTFGCPFEGKIDEDRVMGFVEQYLEMGIGAITLADTTGMANPRQVARLVERVLRTLPSSALTLHFHNTRGLGLANVLAAYEVGARRFDSALGGLGGCPFAPGASGNICTEDLVNLCEEIGIETGIDLPKLIAMSRQLPALLGHEVPGQVAKAGRNCDRHPAPWEQEITTV, from the coding sequence ATGATCACCGACTTTTCTGAACGACTGATCGTGCAGGAAGTAGCACCGCGGGATGGCCTGCAAATTGAGCCGAGGTGGGTTTCTACAGACAATAAAGTAGCGTTGATTGATCAGCTCTCTGGCGCTGGCTTTAGCCGTATTGAAGCCGGTTCTTTTGTGTCGCCCAAGGCGATTCCCGCGTTACGTGACGGTGAAGAGGTTTTCGCACGAATCCGACGCCAGCCGGGCGTTGTGTACGTTGCCTTGATACCGAACCGGAAGGGTGCTGAACGCGCGATCCATGCGGGCGTCGATGAGCTTAATCTCGTGATGTCCGCAAGTCAGACGCACAATCGCGCCAATATGCGGATGCGTTGCGAGGAATCGTTGGCGGCGTTTGGTGACGTCGTGGCGTTGGCTGCGGGGACTGGACTCTCGCTTAACGGAACGATTGCCACAACCTTTGGTTGTCCATTTGAAGGAAAAATTGACGAAGACCGCGTGATGGGGTTCGTGGAGCAGTATCTGGAGATGGGAATCGGGGCTATCACGCTGGCAGATACGACTGGGATGGCTAATCCGCGCCAGGTCGCACGTTTGGTTGAACGCGTACTCAGGACACTACCGTCATCGGCGTTGACATTACATTTCCATAACACGCGTGGACTCGGCCTCGCGAACGTCCTTGCGGCGTATGAGGTCGGTGCGCGACGTTTTGACTCAGCCCTTGGTGGTCTGGGAGGTTGCCCATTCGCACCCGGCGCGTCGGGCAATATATGCACCGAAGATCTGGTGAATCTCTGCGAAGAAATCGGCATTGAAACAGGTATCGACTTGCCAAAACTGATCGCTATGTCGCGCCAGTTGCCAGCGTTGCTCGGTCATGAAGTGCCTGGACAGGTAGCCAAGGCCGGTCGCAACTGTGACCGCCATCCTGCACCTTGGGAACAGGAAATAACGACCGTTTAG
- a CDS encoding cache domain-containing protein, whose amino-acid sequence MISLADKSKSQDGLKPKLISITSLAGIFVILVCLSLVFVDGWRSWTARKVQLHEMDIATSNMARAIAQHADDTIKEVDTALVGLVERVQTDGISPIALNRLHTLLALRVTELPQLNGIYVYDENGRWLTYSLPAVVSNVNNADRDYFIYHRTHSNSGPYVGIPLRSRSTGAWILTLSRRINHADGSFAGVALATISIDYFNKFYESFDIGRHGAITLALDSGVMLTRSPLLKDSIGKNISGSILVQDVTKGKAGTTVIKSGQDGIRRINSFRRLDQYLGILADRDHRFWSIVTDHSGAS is encoded by the coding sequence ATGATTAGTCTTGCCGATAAATCGAAATCTCAGGATGGTTTAAAACCCAAACTTATTTCTATAACGTCGTTGGCAGGTATTTTCGTTATTTTAGTGTGCCTTTCGCTTGTATTTGTTGATGGATGGCGAAGCTGGACCGCGCGTAAAGTTCAGCTGCACGAGATGGACATCGCTACGTCCAACATGGCGCGCGCAATAGCCCAGCATGCAGATGACACAATTAAAGAAGTGGATACCGCGCTGGTTGGGCTCGTTGAGCGGGTGCAAACAGATGGAATCAGCCCTATAGCGCTGAACCGACTTCATACTCTGCTGGCGTTGCGGGTGACTGAATTGCCGCAACTGAATGGTATCTACGTCTACGATGAAAACGGCCGTTGGTTGACCTATTCATTACCAGCAGTAGTGTCAAACGTCAATAATGCGGATCGCGACTATTTTATTTATCATCGGACGCACTCTAATTCTGGGCCTTATGTTGGAATTCCGCTCCGAAGCCGGTCTACCGGAGCCTGGATACTGACTTTATCGCGCAGAATTAATCATGCCGATGGTAGCTTTGCTGGCGTGGCACTAGCCACAATTAGCATCGATTATTTTAATAAATTTTACGAGAGTTTTGATATTGGCCGGCACGGTGCGATTACGCTCGCCTTAGATAGCGGCGTGATGTTAACCCGCAGCCCTCTTCTGAAGGACTCTATCGGTAAGAATATTTCCGGCTCGATATTGGTTCAGGACGTCACCAAAGGCAAGGCTGGAACAACCGTTATAAAATCGGGGCAAGACGGGATAAGGCGCATCAACAGCTTTCGGCGGCTCGATCAATATCTGGGTATTCTGGCCGATCGTGACCACCGATTCTGGTCTATCGTGACCGACCATTCTGGCGCATCGTGA
- the istA gene encoding IS21 family transposase, which yields MPVQRITMRKIKDVLRLKLDAKLSHQQIAAALGISKGVVTKYVGLAAVAGLDWSAVQDVDDTELAHRLLVTPERTRDHVQPDYARLHHELRRKGMTLMLLWEEYRADYAQHQTYAYSQFCVNYRQFAKQLKRSMRQIHRAGEKLFIDYAGPTIGLTDGSRAHIFVAALGASSYTYACATPRETMADWLTSTARALRFFGGVPQLIVPDNPKAMIADANRYEPRSNDTVRDFARHYGTSILPARPRHPQDKAKAESAVQIVERWIMARLRHQQFSSVHEVDVAIAPLLSVLNDKPFQKLPGSRASAFAQLDVPALRPLPLQCYEMAHFKTVRVHNDYHVEIGRHHYSVPQALVGQVLEARMTATTVEILHRGQRVASHPRNSGEGGFTTDTLHMPVAHRAQLEWTPQRLIHWGQTIGTATAEAVTRLMAENRHPEHGYRACLGLLSLAKRYGKPRLEAGCMLALQLGACQYRHVRDILKNNRDRTPCAPVGDWVSPDHAHVRGPDYYQ from the coding sequence GTGCCCGTACAAAGGATCACTATGCGTAAGATAAAAGACGTATTACGTTTAAAACTGGATGCCAAACTATCGCACCAGCAGATTGCCGCAGCACTGGGGATTTCAAAAGGAGTCGTCACCAAGTATGTCGGCCTGGCCGCCGTTGCCGGTTTGGACTGGTCGGCGGTGCAAGATGTAGACGACACCGAGTTGGCGCACCGGCTTTTGGTCACGCCAGAACGGACCCGAGACCATGTCCAGCCAGATTACGCCAGGCTGCATCACGAACTGCGGCGCAAGGGGATGACGCTGATGTTGCTATGGGAAGAGTATCGTGCCGATTATGCCCAGCACCAGACCTATGCCTACTCACAGTTCTGCGTGAATTACCGGCAGTTTGCCAAACAGCTCAAACGCTCTATGCGCCAGATTCACCGGGCTGGCGAGAAACTGTTCATTGATTATGCTGGTCCGACTATCGGTCTCACTGATGGTAGCCGTGCCCACATCTTCGTCGCTGCTCTGGGCGCATCGAGCTACACCTATGCCTGTGCTACGCCGCGTGAGACGATGGCCGACTGGCTCACTTCGACAGCGCGTGCGCTGCGCTTCTTCGGCGGGGTACCGCAGTTGATTGTTCCCGATAATCCGAAGGCTATGATCGCCGACGCCAATCGCTACGAACCACGCAGTAACGACACCGTACGCGATTTTGCGCGCCACTACGGCACCTCCATCTTGCCAGCCCGTCCGCGTCATCCTCAGGATAAAGCGAAGGCCGAATCAGCAGTGCAGATCGTCGAGCGCTGGATCATGGCGCGTCTGCGACATCAGCAATTTAGCAGCGTCCACGAGGTCGATGTCGCCATCGCACCGCTGCTGAGCGTACTTAACGATAAGCCGTTTCAGAAGCTACCCGGTAGTCGCGCCAGTGCGTTTGCCCAACTCGATGTCCCGGCGCTACGGCCTTTGCCATTGCAATGTTATGAGATGGCGCATTTCAAGACTGTCAGGGTGCATAACGATTACCACGTTGAGATCGGCCGCCATCACTACAGTGTGCCGCAAGCCCTGGTCGGTCAGGTGCTGGAAGCCCGGATGACAGCGACGACAGTGGAAATCCTGCATCGCGGTCAACGTGTCGCCAGTCATCCGCGCAACAGTGGCGAAGGCGGGTTCACCACCGACACCCTGCATATGCCGGTGGCGCATCGTGCGCAATTGGAATGGACGCCACAGCGACTGATTCACTGGGGACAGACCATCGGTACGGCGACAGCGGAGGCGGTGACGCGTCTGATGGCCGAGAACAGACATCCCGAGCACGGCTACCGTGCCTGTCTTGGTCTGCTGTCATTGGCCAAGCGCTACGGCAAGCCACGTCTTGAAGCAGGATGCATGCTGGCCTTACAGCTCGGTGCCTGCCAATACCGCCACGTCCGTGACATTCTCAAAAATAACCGTGATCGCACACCGTGTGCCCCAGTTGGCGATTGGGTCAGTCCTGACCATGCCCATGTGCGTGGCCCTGATTACTATCAATGA
- the istB gene encoding IS21-like element helper ATPase IstB has translation MMMHTTLAQLRTLKLDGLATGLEEQLTQASMAAMSFEERLALLVDREVHCRNDRKLLRLLKNAHLKYAQAAIEDIDARSGRGIDRREVMSLALGDWVSAGHSILITGPTGAGKSWLACALAQYACRRGYSAVYQRVPRLQEELRIRHGSGSFGKWLLQLAKIDVLVLDDWGMGAIDSTTRSDLLEMIDDRAANRATIITSQLPVDHWHAWIGDATIADAILDRILQRNHRLTLTGDSLRGAERPKTSKKEKTIDPS, from the coding sequence ATGATGATGCATACCACTCTGGCCCAATTGCGGACCTTAAAACTCGATGGCTTAGCGACCGGACTGGAGGAACAATTGACGCAGGCCAGTATGGCGGCGATGAGTTTCGAGGAACGTCTGGCACTCTTGGTTGATCGCGAAGTCCATTGCCGCAATGACCGCAAGCTCCTGCGCCTGCTTAAGAACGCCCACCTGAAATACGCACAAGCGGCGATTGAAGACATTGATGCCCGCTCGGGGCGTGGCATCGACCGCCGTGAAGTGATGAGTCTGGCGCTGGGAGATTGGGTCAGTGCTGGCCACAGCATTCTCATTACCGGACCGACCGGTGCTGGCAAATCGTGGCTGGCCTGCGCACTGGCACAGTACGCCTGTCGGCGCGGATACTCTGCTGTTTATCAACGCGTACCCCGTCTACAGGAAGAACTACGCATCCGGCACGGCAGCGGCAGCTTTGGGAAATGGCTGCTCCAACTCGCCAAGATCGATGTCTTGGTACTTGATGACTGGGGCATGGGCGCGATCGACAGCACGACCCGTTCCGACTTGCTGGAGATGATTGACGACCGGGCGGCAAACAGAGCGACGATTATTACCAGTCAACTTCCTGTTGACCATTGGCATGCCTGGATTGGCGACGCCACTATTGCCGACGCCATCCTGGACCGCATTCTGCAGCGCAATCATCGGCTGACACTGACCGGCGATTCACTGCGTGGCGCAGAACGACCTAAAACCAGCAAAAAGGAGAAAACTATCGACCCATCGTGA
- a CDS encoding diguanylate cyclase, translated as MTRIRKYPLFVSAALSEPEVLADWLADTYLHSAGVAFLLIVLGLVGFHLVGQIKRRVDAETEIVRARDALEALNQTLEKLSLQDGLTGLSNRRHFDIALDKEFNRAMRNASSLALIMIDVDCFKQYNDIYGHIAGDECLRRISQVVESSQRRPSDVAARYGGEELSVLLPCTDINGAMVIAENIRMAIRNLAIKHTGNPAGIVTISAGVDAFVPVRDENMPLELIQAADTALYAAKTSGRDRVCHNVNFTHRGQPVSSDTSMIKEP; from the coding sequence TTGACCAGAATACGCAAATATCCTCTTTTTGTTTCTGCAGCATTGTCAGAACCTGAAGTTCTGGCGGACTGGTTGGCAGACACCTACCTCCATTCGGCAGGCGTAGCTTTTCTCTTGATCGTGCTAGGTTTAGTTGGGTTTCATTTAGTCGGTCAAATTAAACGAAGGGTCGATGCTGAAACCGAAATTGTGCGCGCACGCGATGCTTTGGAGGCACTTAATCAGACACTTGAAAAACTGTCTCTGCAAGACGGTCTGACCGGTCTTTCAAATCGTCGCCATTTCGATATCGCACTGGATAAGGAGTTTAATCGGGCAATGCGCAACGCAAGTTCACTTGCATTAATCATGATTGACGTAGATTGCTTCAAGCAATATAACGATATCTACGGTCATATAGCGGGAGACGAATGCTTGCGGCGCATTAGTCAGGTTGTTGAGTCCAGTCAACGCCGACCAAGTGATGTAGCCGCAAGATACGGCGGCGAAGAACTTAGCGTATTGCTCCCATGTACCGATATAAACGGTGCGATGGTCATCGCCGAAAATATCCGCATGGCGATACGCAACCTCGCAATTAAACATACGGGAAATCCTGCCGGCATAGTAACAATTAGCGCCGGTGTCGATGCTTTTGTTCCAGTCAGGGATGAAAATATGCCACTCGAATTAATACAAGCTGCCGATACAGCACTCTACGCGGCGAAAACCAGCGGGCGCGATCGAGTTTGCCACAATGTCAATTTTACCCACCGCGGACAACCCGTTTCGTCAGACACCTCGATGATTAAAGAACCTTAA
- a CDS encoding Spy/CpxP family protein refolding chaperone — translation MNKSIITACLLSGLLIAGTASYAVEQGTQPAVNGTKGSARSQQDAVPATQKRLTELKQKLNLKSSQQTAWDTFSSGLAAQATLRAQSKEKMKSALGPDYENLSTPEKMEKMVIMMRSNADFLSKTASITRTFYDGLSTEQKTIFDLFAKTTWTNRMKEQMR, via the coding sequence ATGAACAAATCAATCATCACCGCATGTCTGCTCTCTGGTTTGCTAATCGCGGGAACGGCTTCCTATGCTGTCGAGCAAGGCACGCAACCAGCCGTCAATGGTACAAAAGGGAGTGCCCGTAGCCAACAAGATGCAGTGCCTGCAACACAAAAGCGCCTTACTGAACTGAAACAAAAACTCAATCTTAAATCATCTCAGCAAACCGCATGGGATACATTTTCAAGTGGTTTAGCCGCGCAAGCAACATTGCGCGCACAATCCAAAGAAAAAATGAAAAGCGCGCTTGGCCCTGATTATGAAAATTTGTCCACGCCAGAAAAAATGGAAAAGATGGTCATCATGATGCGTTCGAATGCCGATTTTTTGAGCAAGACCGCTTCAATCACCAGGACTTTTTATGATGGGTTAAGTACTGAGCAAAAGACTATTTTCGATCTTTTTGCAAAGACGACCTGGACCAATCGAATGAAAGAACAAATGCGATAG